A part of Kitasatospora acidiphila genomic DNA contains:
- a CDS encoding NUDIX hydrolase, whose protein sequence is MTHADAVRVLDAWAPADAAQEGLRRDYLAHLAAHQDGLYKSCLPAHITASALVVDPAAGRVLLTLHPKVGLWLQMGGHCEPADATLGAAALREATEESGIAGLALLSADGTPGGRPVPVQLDRHEVHCTGKDRPANTHLDVQYLALAPAGARELISEESLDLRWFGWDELPELTDDSVRRLVGLARELIG, encoded by the coding sequence ATGACGCACGCCGACGCCGTCCGGGTGCTCGACGCCTGGGCGCCCGCCGATGCCGCGCAGGAGGGGCTCCGCCGGGACTACCTGGCGCACCTGGCGGCCCATCAGGACGGGCTGTACAAGTCCTGCCTGCCCGCACACATCACCGCCAGCGCGCTGGTGGTGGACCCGGCGGCCGGCCGGGTGCTGCTGACCCTCCATCCGAAGGTCGGACTCTGGCTGCAGATGGGCGGCCACTGCGAGCCGGCGGACGCCACCCTGGGGGCCGCCGCACTGCGCGAGGCCACCGAGGAGTCCGGGATCGCGGGGCTGGCGCTGCTCTCCGCCGACGGCACGCCCGGCGGGCGGCCGGTGCCGGTCCAGCTGGACCGGCACGAGGTGCACTGCACCGGCAAGGACCGCCCGGCCAACACCCATCTGGACGTGCAGTACCTGGCGCTGGCCCCGGCCGGGGCTCGGGAGCTGATCAGCGAGGAGTCGCTGGACCTGCGCTGGTTCGGCTGGGACGAGCTGCCCGAGCTGACCGACGACTCGGTGCGGCGGCTGGTCGGGCTGGCCCGTGAGCTGATCGGCTGA